In Mercenaria mercenaria strain notata chromosome 15, MADL_Memer_1, whole genome shotgun sequence, a single genomic region encodes these proteins:
- the LOC123556817 gene encoding uncharacterized protein LOC123556817 has translation MGTCLGKHRKKRNTVCPSGTEEDLRQNSIRRKAPEDMIQELQDANARDSKVATAGVSFTVDFRDGDPTRMPSRLADRLDGAITPPEDGNEVKYTSEERQLLAELLRNDALRERKEKAAMRSGAQL, from the exons atgGGTACATGTCTAGGAAAGCATAGGAAAAAGCGAAACACTGTATGCCCCTCTGGCACAGAGGAAGATTTACGTCAAAACTCCATCAGACGTAAAGCACCAGAAGACATGATACAAGAACTTCAGGATG CAAATGCCAGGGACTCTAAAGTAGCAACTGCTGGAGTATCATTCACAGTGGACTTCCGGGATGGGGATCCTACCAGGATGCCATCTAGACTGGCAGACAGACTTGATGGAGCCATCACACCTCCCGAGGACGGCAATGAG GTAAAATACACATCTGAGGAAAGACAGCTGTTGGCAGAGCTTTTGCGAAATGATGCTTTGCGCGAAAGGAAAGAAAAGGCCGCAATGCGCTCTGGAGCTCAGCTTTAA